A genome region from Cucumis sativus cultivar 9930 chromosome 4, Cucumber_9930_V3, whole genome shotgun sequence includes the following:
- the LOC101212659 gene encoding phosphatidylinositol:ceramide inositolphosphotransferase 2: protein MNLYIRRESSKLWKRVCAEITTEIILLAENWKYLLGGLVCQYIHGLAARGVHYIHRPGPVLQDVGFYLLPELGPDKAYLSETLFSFIFLSFFLWTFHPFILKTKKIYTVLLWCRVLAFLVASQILRILTFYSTQLPGPNYHCREGSKLATLPPPKSILEVFLIFPRGVLYGCGDLIFSSHMIFTLVFVRSYQIYGTQRFIKQLGWLLAIVQSFLIVASRKHYTVDVVVAWYTVNLVVFFVDKKLPELPDRTNVVVSTLLPLSTKDRDTKPKDENHKLINGNSGDPADRRLRTQVNGKILEEGNAVHINGSINGAT, encoded by the exons ATGAATCTTTACATTCGCCGGGAATCTTCAAAA CTATGGAAACGAGTCTGTGCCGAAATCACCACGGAGATCATTCTTCTTGCAGAAAATTGGAAATACCTTCTCGGGGGACTTGTTTGTCAG TACATACATGGTCTAGCTGCTAGAGGTGTTCATTATATACATAGGCCTGGTCCAGTACTTCAGGATGTTGGCTTCTATCTTCTTCCG GAACTTGGACCCGATAAAGCTTACCTCAGTGAGACTTtgttttcattcatatttttatcatttttcttg TGGACCTTTCATCCTTTCATTCTAAAAACTAAGAAGATCTACACAGTTCTTTTATGGTGCCGGGTTCTAGCATTTTTAGTT GCTTCTCAAATTCTCCGTATTCTGACATTCTATTCTACCCAACTCCCTGGCCCAAACTACCACTGCCGTGAG GGTTCAAAACTTGCCACGCTGCCTCCCCCCAAAAGTATCCTCGAAGTTTTCTTGATAT TTCCAAGGGGTGTATTGTATGGTTGTGGAGACTTAATTTTCTCTTCGCACATGATCTTTACTCTTGTTTTCGTGCGTTCATATCAGATATATGGTACTCAGAG GTTTATAAAGCAGTTGGGCTGGTTACTTGCTATAGTTCAGAGTTTCTTAATTGTAGCCTCACGCAAACATTACACTGTTGATGTTGTAGTAGCATG GTATACAGTAAACCTTGTTGTATTCTTTGTTGATAAGAAATTGCCAG AATTGCCTGATCGAACAAATGTCGTTGTATCTACACTATTACCGTTGAGTACAAAAGATAGAGATACCAAGCCAAAAGATGAGAACCACAAGCTCATCAATGGAAACTCGGGGGATCCTGCAGATAGG AGGCTGAGAACTCAAGTAAATGGCAAGATTCTTGAAGAGGGAAATGCAGTTCATATCAATGGCTCGATTAATGGTGCTACATAG
- the LOC101212414 gene encoding serine/threonine-protein kinase BSK6, which produces MGARCSKFSLCWFHSHLKPSVLEPSDLENGNKNDRNLWPSFSEFSFERLKAATGSFSSENIVSEHGEKAPNVVYKGKLDNGRWIAVKRFTKLAWPDTRQFLDEARSVGNLRSERLANLIGCCCEGEERLLVAEFMPNETLAKHLFHWESHPMKWAMRLRVALYLSQALEYCSGKGRALYHDLNAYRILFDQDGNPRLSCFGLMKNSRDGKSYSTNLAFTPPEYLRTGRVTPESVVYSYGTLLLDLLSGKHIPPSHALDLIRGKNFLMLMDSALEGHFSNDDGTELVRLASRCLQYEARERPNAKSLVTALMPLQKDTEVLSYVLMGITPENATSTQPLSLTPFGEACLRKDLTAIHEMLDKNGYKDDEGIANELSFQMWTSQMQETLNSKKHGDTAFRARDFATAIDCYTQFIDGGTMVSPTVYARRCLSYLMNDMGQEALGDAMQAQAISPEWATAFYLQATCLFSLGMENDAQEALKEGTKFEAKKNKN; this is translated from the exons ATGGGTGCCCGTTGCTCTAAATTCTCGCTTTGCTGGTTCCATTCCCACCTCAAACCCTCCGTTTTGGAGCCCTCTGATCTGG aaaatggaaacaaaaacgACCGGAACTTATGGCCGAGTTTCAGTGAATTCAGCTTCGAGCGGCTCAAGGCGGCTACCGGTAGCTTTTCGTCGGAGAACATAGTGTCGGAGCATGGAGAGAAAGCCCCTAATGTGGTTTACAAAGGGAAGCTCGATAATGGCCGGTGGATCGCGGTGAAGCGGTTTACCAAGCTCGCATGGCCTGATACTCGTCAATTTCTT GATGAAGCAAGATCGGTGGGAAATTTGAGGAGTGAGCGACTGGCGAATCTGATTGGATGTTGCTGTGAAGGGGAAGAGAGGTTGCTTGTAGCTGAGTTTATGCCTAATGAAACTCTAGCCAAACATCTCTTTCATT GGGAGTCACATCCGATGAAATGGGCGATGAGGTTGAGGGTGGCGTTGTATTTATCACAAGCGTTGGAATATTGCAGTGGTAAGGGGCGAGCTTTGTACCATGATCTAAATGCTTACCGAATTTTGTTTGATCAA GATGGGAATCCCAGGCTTTCATGCTTTGGCCTTATGAAGAACAGCAGGGATGGAAAGAGTTACAGTACAAACCTGGCTTTTACTCCTCCCGAGTATTTGAGAACAG GTAGAGTGACACCGGAAAGTGTGGTTTATAGCTATGGTACTCTGCTGCTAGATCTTCTTAGTGGCAAACATATCCCTCCCAGCCAT GCACTTGATTTAATTCGTGGGAAAAACTTCCTGATGCTAATGGATTCTGCATTGGAGGGCCATTTCTCAAATGATGATGGAACTGAACTAGTGAGATTAGCATCTCGCTGTTTACAGTATGAAGCCCGGGAGAGGCCGAACGCAAAGTCTCTTGTGACTGCTCTCATGCCACTTCAGAAAGATACAGAG GTTCTGTCGTACGTTTTGATGGGCATCACACCTGAGAATGCAACTTCAACCCAACCGCTATCATTAACACCATTTGGCGAAGCATGCTTGCGAAAGGATCTAACTGCCATTCATGAAATGCTGGATAAGAATGGATACAAGGATGATGAGGGAATTGCCAATGAG CTTTCCTTTCAAATGTGGACCAGCCAAATGCAAGAGACTCTCAATTCTAAGAAACATGGAGATACAGCTTTCAGAGCTAGAGACTTTGCAACTGCCATTGATTGCTATACCCAA TTCATTGACGGTGGGACAATGGTATCACCGACGGTGTATGCCCGACGGTGTTTATCTTACCTGATGAATGATATGGGGCAAGAAGCTCTAGGAGATGCAATGCAAGCTCAAGCAATATCTCCAGAGTGGGCAACTGCTTTTTATCTTCAAGCAACTTGCTTGTTTAGCCTTGGAATGGAGAATGATGCCCAAGAAGCTCTAAAAGAGGGCACTAAATTTGAAgccaaaaagaacaaaaattga